In Mycolicibacterium alvei, a single window of DNA contains:
- a CDS encoding aminotransferase class I/II-fold pyridoxal phosphate-dependent enzyme gives MSFQSLGRDELLAQHEIQQRNYAELQAKKLSLDLTRGKPAPEQLDLSNALLSLPGSEEDSFRDRTGTDTRNYGGLHGLPELREIFGELLGIPVQNLIAGNNASLEMMHDVIVFSLLHGGVDSVRPWAAEGTVKFLCPSPGYDRHFAITESFGIEMIAVPMREDGPDVDLIEELVAADPAIKGMWCVPVFGNPTGVTYSWEVVRRLVQMRTAANDFRLMWDNAYAVHTLTGEFVRQVDVLGLAEAAGNPNRPLVFASTSKITFAGAGVSFLGGSLGNIAWYLQHAGKKTIGPDKINQLRHSRFFGDADGVRLQMQRHRELIAPKFALVAEILEDRLGESKIASWTDPKGGYFVSLDVWPGTAKRTVALAKDAGIAVTEAGASFPYRKDPEDKNIRIAPTFPSPSDVRDAIDGLATCALLAATEQLLR, from the coding sequence GTGTCGTTCCAGTCTCTTGGCCGCGACGAGCTGCTCGCGCAGCACGAAATCCAACAGCGCAACTACGCGGAGTTGCAGGCGAAGAAGCTGAGCCTGGATCTGACCCGAGGCAAGCCGGCGCCCGAGCAGTTGGATCTGTCCAACGCGCTGCTGTCGCTGCCCGGCTCGGAAGAAGATTCCTTCCGCGACCGTACGGGTACCGATACCCGTAACTACGGCGGTCTGCACGGGCTGCCCGAACTCCGGGAGATCTTCGGCGAACTGCTCGGTATCCCGGTGCAGAACCTGATCGCGGGGAACAACGCGAGCCTGGAGATGATGCACGACGTCATCGTCTTCTCGCTGCTGCACGGCGGGGTGGACTCGGTGCGACCCTGGGCGGCGGAGGGGACGGTCAAGTTCCTGTGCCCCTCGCCCGGATACGACCGCCACTTCGCGATCACCGAGTCCTTCGGGATCGAGATGATCGCGGTGCCGATGCGCGAGGACGGGCCCGACGTCGACCTGATCGAGGAACTCGTCGCGGCTGATCCGGCGATCAAGGGCATGTGGTGCGTACCGGTGTTCGGCAACCCGACCGGCGTCACCTATTCCTGGGAAGTTGTCCGGCGTCTCGTCCAAATGCGCACGGCGGCAAATGATTTCCGGTTGATGTGGGACAACGCGTATGCGGTCCACACGTTGACCGGCGAGTTCGTCCGCCAGGTCGACGTGCTGGGGCTGGCCGAGGCGGCCGGCAACCCCAACCGTCCGCTGGTGTTCGCCTCGACCTCCAAGATCACCTTCGCCGGGGCCGGGGTGAGCTTCCTGGGCGGTTCGTTGGGCAACATCGCCTGGTACCTGCAGCACGCGGGGAAGAAGACGATCGGTCCGGACAAGATCAACCAGCTGCGGCACAGCCGCTTCTTCGGCGACGCCGACGGCGTGCGGTTGCAGATGCAGCGTCACCGCGAGCTGATCGCTCCCAAGTTCGCCCTGGTCGCCGAGATCCTCGAGGACCGGTTGGGTGAGTCGAAGATCGCGTCGTGGACCGATCCCAAGGGCGGCTACTTCGTCAGCCTCGACGTGTGGCCCGGCACGGCCAAGCGCACCGTCGCGTTGGCCAAGGACGCCGGGATCGCGGTGACCGAGGCGGGTGCGTCCTTCCCGTATCGCAAGGACCCCGAGGACAAGAACATCCGCATCGCGCCGACGTTCCCGTCGCCGTCCGATGTGCGCGATGCGATCGACGGCCTGGCCACCTGCGCCCTGCTCGCGGCGACCGAGCAGCTTCTGCGTTGA
- a CDS encoding NAD(P)/FAD-dependent oxidoreductase: protein MYGVERIDGAPRSAVVVGAGIVGLSTAWFLQEHGVEVTVVDRTGIGAGASWGNAGWVSPTLTIPLNDPALLRYGVRSLFNPAAPLHIPLTSGPRLLAFLGRFAMNCRQSTWTRVAKANVPLNEECLEVYDVLTSNGVAVPTTDGPITALFETTRQAEHLMTELRRMAGIGQTVTVTSLSGEMLRDHVPLASSAITAGISVEGQRFVDPGRFVHALGDAVIERGAELVIGEVTDVRAAGANVIVDLADRSLSAETAVIATGAWLSKLAKPWVRTPVQAGRGYSFTVPVDRPLLGPIYLPDARVACTPYHGKLRVAGTMEFRSPDDPLQPPRVDAIISSAAPLLDGVDWDARTDVWVGPRPVSSDGRPLIGEVAQGIYVAGGHGMWGLAHGPVTGRLLAEYMTTGKQPEALREFDPRR from the coding sequence ATGTATGGGGTCGAGCGCATTGACGGCGCACCGCGGTCGGCGGTCGTCGTGGGTGCAGGCATCGTCGGCCTGTCCACCGCATGGTTTCTCCAGGAGCACGGAGTCGAGGTCACCGTGGTCGACCGCACCGGGATCGGTGCAGGTGCGTCATGGGGTAACGCCGGCTGGGTTTCGCCGACGCTGACCATCCCACTCAACGACCCGGCCCTGTTGCGCTATGGCGTCCGGTCACTTTTCAACCCGGCCGCTCCCCTGCACATCCCCCTGACATCGGGTCCCCGGTTGCTGGCGTTTCTGGGCCGGTTTGCCATGAACTGCCGGCAGTCGACCTGGACCAGGGTCGCGAAAGCCAACGTGCCGCTCAACGAGGAGTGCCTCGAGGTCTACGACGTACTGACCTCCAACGGCGTGGCAGTGCCCACCACCGACGGGCCGATCACCGCGCTGTTCGAAACCACCCGGCAGGCCGAGCATCTGATGACCGAACTCCGCCGGATGGCCGGCATCGGACAGACGGTCACGGTCACCAGCCTGTCCGGTGAGATGCTGCGCGACCATGTGCCGCTGGCCTCGTCGGCGATCACGGCGGGCATCAGCGTGGAGGGCCAGCGCTTCGTGGACCCGGGCCGATTCGTTCACGCGCTCGGCGATGCCGTCATCGAACGGGGCGCGGAGCTGGTGATCGGCGAGGTCACCGATGTACGCGCCGCGGGCGCCAACGTCATCGTGGACCTGGCGGACCGTTCCCTGAGCGCCGAGACCGCGGTGATCGCCACGGGGGCGTGGCTGTCGAAGCTCGCAAAACCCTGGGTCCGGACGCCCGTGCAGGCCGGCCGCGGTTACTCGTTCACCGTGCCGGTGGACCGCCCGCTTCTCGGGCCCATCTACCTGCCCGACGCTCGCGTCGCCTGCACGCCGTATCACGGCAAGCTGCGGGTGGCCGGAACCATGGAGTTCCGTTCCCCCGACGATCCGCTGCAACCGCCGCGGGTCGACGCGATCATCTCCTCCGCCGCCCCGCTGCTCGACGGGGTGGACTGGGATGCCCGCACCGATGTGTGGGTGGGCCCGCGCCCGGTCAGCTCCGACGGCCGCCCGCTCATCGGTGAAGTGGCACAGGGCATCTACGTGGCCGGCGGTCACGGCATGTGGGGGCTGGCCCACGGACCCGTCACCGGCCGGTTGCTCGCCGAGTACATGACCACCGGAAAGCAACCCGAGGCACTGCGGGAATTCGATCCCCGGCGCTGA
- a CDS encoding PucR family transcriptional regulator: MVTLDRLINVLGGYGVRLRAPHGIGPATRSTELRSVVMHEPGQVVGDVLLAVGAASIAEAMQWAEAARAVVVLVRGPHSPADDDELAADNRIAVMTVEPEVSWSELAAVIYGVVLEGRETESGRGPTDLFALADSLADAVGGAVTIEDRRSAVLAYSRLQQQADPARAATILSRGAPEPLRALFEARGVFRHLAASDEPMFVDGDGEVGLTGRMVVAARAGRELLGSIWVACTAPLPDARRAALADGARMVALHLLRSRASADLERQVESELVIRLLEGAADATTAASRLGLPQTPLRVIALRARTGDERHAPLLLAFERATAGFGWSRPGRSALAGNTVYTVLPGAEAETASRWVAGLRAALPEPVTVLAGISGPAAAAELALARSEADECLALHEVLHEVPHGDAVDPDENVPVYDEAWDEILLQRLRIAARAGRAPQRGPVAELRAHDQASGTHYAVTLRAWLEAQGDLAGAGRTLGVHENTVRYRMRKMAELTQLDLTDARKRLAMMIELAATEDLS; encoded by the coding sequence ATGGTCACGCTGGACCGCCTGATCAACGTCCTGGGCGGCTACGGAGTGCGACTGCGCGCCCCACATGGAATCGGTCCGGCGACGCGCTCGACCGAGTTGCGCAGCGTGGTGATGCACGAACCCGGTCAGGTCGTCGGTGATGTCCTGCTGGCGGTCGGGGCCGCGTCGATAGCCGAGGCGATGCAGTGGGCGGAGGCAGCGCGCGCCGTGGTGGTTCTGGTCCGCGGCCCGCACAGCCCCGCCGACGACGACGAACTGGCGGCCGACAACCGCATTGCGGTGATGACGGTCGAGCCCGAAGTCTCCTGGAGCGAGCTGGCGGCCGTGATCTACGGCGTGGTGCTGGAGGGTCGAGAGACCGAATCCGGGCGCGGCCCAACCGATTTGTTCGCGCTGGCCGACAGCCTCGCCGATGCCGTGGGCGGCGCGGTCACCATCGAGGACCGGCGTAGCGCGGTGCTGGCGTACTCGCGGCTGCAGCAGCAAGCCGATCCGGCCCGCGCCGCGACGATCCTGAGCCGTGGGGCCCCTGAACCGTTACGCGCCCTGTTCGAGGCCCGCGGGGTGTTCCGGCACCTGGCCGCATCGGACGAGCCGATGTTCGTCGACGGCGATGGTGAGGTCGGTCTGACCGGGCGGATGGTGGTGGCCGCGCGGGCCGGGCGCGAACTGCTCGGTTCGATCTGGGTGGCCTGTACCGCTCCGTTGCCCGACGCGCGCCGCGCCGCGCTGGCCGACGGCGCTCGCATGGTCGCCCTGCATCTGTTGCGCTCCCGCGCCAGCGCCGACCTGGAACGCCAGGTGGAGTCGGAGCTGGTCATCCGTCTCCTCGAAGGCGCCGCCGATGCCACCACGGCTGCCAGTCGGCTCGGCTTGCCGCAGACCCCCCTGCGGGTGATCGCGTTGCGTGCCCGGACGGGCGACGAGCGGCATGCCCCGCTACTCCTGGCGTTCGAGCGGGCGACCGCGGGTTTCGGCTGGTCACGTCCCGGGCGCAGCGCCCTGGCCGGCAACACCGTCTACACCGTGTTGCCCGGTGCCGAAGCCGAGACCGCGAGCCGGTGGGTGGCGGGTCTGCGCGCCGCGTTGCCCGAGCCGGTGACCGTGCTGGCCGGCATCAGCGGCCCGGCCGCCGCCGCCGAGCTGGCGCTGGCCCGCAGTGAAGCCGACGAGTGCCTGGCCCTGCACGAAGTCCTGCACGAGGTGCCGCACGGAGACGCTGTGGACCCCGATGAGAACGTGCCGGTCTATGACGAGGCCTGGGATGAGATCCTGCTGCAGCGCCTGCGGATCGCAGCCCGCGCCGGTCGCGCGCCGCAACGCGGCCCGGTCGCCGAGCTACGGGCCCACGATCAGGCCAGCGGCACGCACTATGCGGTCACGCTGCGGGCCTGGTTGGAGGCCCAGGGCGATCTGGCCGGGGCCGGGCGGACGCTCGGTGTGCACGAGAACACCGTGCGCTACCGGATGCGCAAGATGGCCGAACTCACCCAGTTGGACCTGACCGACGCGCGCAAGCGCCTGGCGATGATGATCGAGCTGGCGGCGACCGAAGATCTGTCGTGA
- a CDS encoding S1C family serine protease, with protein sequence MGKVSSHPFRTIVAVAVATAAAVIAPIAPAGAAPGDPEMAAAQVEPSVARIDTVVDYQQAYGIGTGIVLSPSGEVLTNYHVVQGANSISATVGGQRFPADLVGYDRQNDIAVLQLHGAAGLPPASIGDSAALAPGHPVVALGNAGGTGSPLTHEVGTVSAFNRTVNAEDELTGTSDEIDGLFEFAAPVRAGDSGGPVVNDAGQVVGMTTAASVNFRMGPGGKGFAIPINDAMAVAGQIRARIPSASVHIGPPTLLGVGVRTAQRRSGGVIVQDVIPGGPAAAAGLIPGDILTGIDSTPLDSARTLTLILDQHYPGDVIGLTWLDQGGQQHTGKATLAAGP encoded by the coding sequence ATGGGCAAAGTGAGCTCACATCCGTTCAGAACGATCGTCGCGGTGGCAGTGGCCACCGCGGCCGCCGTTATCGCCCCGATTGCCCCTGCCGGTGCCGCACCCGGCGACCCGGAGATGGCGGCTGCGCAGGTCGAACCGTCGGTAGCCCGCATCGACACCGTCGTGGACTACCAACAGGCCTACGGCATCGGCACCGGCATCGTGCTGTCGCCGAGCGGTGAGGTGCTGACCAACTACCACGTCGTCCAGGGCGCCAACTCGATCAGTGCCACGGTCGGTGGTCAGCGATTCCCCGCGGACCTGGTCGGCTACGACCGCCAGAACGACATCGCGGTACTGCAACTGCACGGTGCGGCCGGCCTGCCACCGGCATCGATCGGCGATTCGGCCGCGCTGGCACCGGGCCATCCCGTCGTCGCGCTCGGCAATGCCGGGGGCACCGGTTCGCCCCTGACTCACGAGGTGGGCACCGTCAGCGCGTTCAACCGCACCGTCAACGCCGAAGACGAGCTGACCGGTACCAGTGATGAGATCGACGGCCTGTTCGAGTTCGCCGCACCGGTACGTGCCGGCGATTCCGGCGGTCCCGTGGTCAACGACGCCGGGCAGGTCGTGGGGATGACGACCGCCGCGTCGGTGAACTTCCGCATGGGCCCCGGTGGCAAGGGGTTCGCAATCCCGATCAACGACGCAATGGCCGTCGCCGGACAGATCCGCGCCCGCATCCCGTCGGCCTCGGTGCACATCGGGCCGCCGACCCTGCTCGGCGTCGGTGTCCGCACCGCGCAGCGGCGCAGCGGCGGCGTGATCGTCCAGGACGTCATTCCCGGCGGCCCGGCCGCCGCGGCCGGCCTGATCCCGGGCGACATACTCACCGGCATCGACAGCACCCCGCTGGATTCGGCGCGTACCCTCACGCTGATCCTCGATCAGCACTACCCGGGCGACGTGATCGGCCTGACCTGGTTGGACCAGGGCGGTCAGCAACACACCGGCAAGGCCACGCTGGCTGCCGGGCCGTAG